In one window of Pseudobythopirellula maris DNA:
- a CDS encoding ammonium transporter — translation MTDDFMRRGLAMLLLAGLFATMLPTRAYAQDAETEAPVAEEAAETETAPVEEAEEAAAEEEAPAEDLGVGYALDNAVLFFCAVLVFLMQAGFAMVEAGFNASKNAVNILFKNSMDICVGVLLFFLIGFGLMYPDLYEGGSGNGWFGFGGVGLDGYAKASDRVFAPECDWLFQAVFAATAATIVSGAVAGRMKVGGYLIYSAVLTGLIYPISGYWKWGGGWADAWGFQDFAGSAVVHGLGGFAGLAGAIILGPRLGRYVDGKSMPMPGHNLPLAALGVFILWFGWYGFNPGSQLAFQGTGDIDMTMHCAITTTLSAGAGGIVATLLSWIMFGKPDLSMGLNGILGGLVGITACCDCMSTWQAILVGAVSGVLVIVGVMILDKLKIDDPVGAWPVHGLCGLWGCIAIGILPNGYLEAGDTNLVVQTVSAVAICAWAFFTMLLLFSVLKAFGLLRVSVEEEQQGLDVSEHGMSAYTH, via the coding sequence ATGACTGATGATTTCATGCGGCGAGGCCTAGCGATGCTGTTGCTCGCCGGCTTGTTCGCCACGATGTTGCCAACACGTGCCTACGCGCAAGACGCCGAGACCGAGGCTCCCGTCGCGGAAGAGGCGGCTGAGACCGAAACGGCTCCGGTTGAAGAAGCCGAAGAAGCGGCCGCCGAAGAGGAAGCCCCGGCGGAAGACCTGGGCGTCGGTTACGCCCTCGACAACGCGGTTCTGTTCTTCTGCGCCGTGCTGGTGTTCCTCATGCAAGCCGGCTTCGCGATGGTCGAGGCAGGTTTCAACGCGTCGAAGAACGCGGTGAACATCCTGTTCAAGAACTCGATGGACATCTGCGTTGGTGTGCTGCTGTTCTTCCTCATCGGCTTCGGGCTCATGTACCCGGACCTCTACGAGGGCGGCAGCGGCAACGGCTGGTTCGGATTCGGCGGTGTTGGCCTCGATGGATACGCCAAGGCCTCGGACCGCGTCTTCGCCCCCGAGTGTGATTGGTTGTTCCAAGCCGTGTTCGCCGCCACCGCGGCGACGATCGTGTCGGGCGCCGTGGCCGGCCGCATGAAGGTCGGCGGTTACTTGATCTACAGCGCTGTGCTCACCGGCCTGATCTACCCGATCAGCGGCTACTGGAAGTGGGGCGGTGGCTGGGCGGATGCTTGGGGCTTCCAAGACTTCGCCGGCTCGGCTGTGGTCCACGGCCTGGGCGGCTTTGCCGGTCTGGCTGGCGCCATTATCCTCGGGCCGCGATTGGGTCGCTACGTCGACGGCAAGTCGATGCCGATGCCCGGCCACAACCTGCCGCTCGCCGCTCTGGGCGTGTTTATCCTGTGGTTCGGCTGGTACGGGTTCAACCCCGGCAGCCAACTGGCGTTCCAAGGCACCGGCGACATCGATATGACGATGCACTGTGCGATCACCACGACCCTCTCGGCTGGCGCCGGCGGCATCGTCGCCACGCTGCTGAGCTGGATCATGTTCGGCAAGCCCGACCTCTCGATGGGCCTGAACGGCATCCTCGGTGGCTTGGTTGGCATCACCGCCTGCTGCGATTGCATGAGCACCTGGCAGGCGATCCTCGTGGGCGCCGTCTCCGGCGTGCTCGTGATCGTTGGCGTGATGATCCTCGACAAGCTGAAGATCGACGACCCGGTTGGCGCCTGGCCGGTCCACGGCCTGTGCGGCCTGTGGGGTTGTATCGCCATCGGCATCCTGCCCAACGGTTACCTCGAAGCTGGCGACACGAACCTTGTTGTCCAAACGGTTTCGGCCGTCGCGATCTGTGCCTGGGCGTTCTTCACGATGCTCCTGCTGTTCTCCGTGCTGAAGGCCTTCGGATTGCTCCGGGTCTCGGTCGAAGAGGAGCAGCAGGGCCTCGACGTGAGCGAGCACGGCATGTCGGCTTACACCCACTGA
- a CDS encoding P-II family nitrogen regulator produces the protein MKFIIAIVQPNKLEDVKAALSEVEVVRLTIMDVQGFGRQKGQTELYRGHEISVNLLRKVQLQIAVNDEFVEPTISAIVKGGRTGQKGELGDGKIFVLPMDDCVRIRTGERGSEAI, from the coding sequence ATGAAATTCATCATCGCGATCGTCCAGCCCAACAAGCTCGAGGACGTCAAGGCGGCGCTCTCCGAGGTCGAGGTCGTGCGGCTGACGATCATGGACGTGCAAGGCTTCGGGCGCCAGAAGGGCCAGACCGAGCTCTACCGCGGGCACGAGATCTCCGTGAACCTGCTGCGCAAGGTGCAGCTGCAGATCGCGGTGAATGACGAGTTCGTCGAGCCCACGATCAGCGCCATCGTCAAAGGGGGCCGCACCGGACAGAAAGGCGAGCTGGGCGACGGCAAGATCTTCGTGCTGCCGATGGACGATTGTGTGCGAATCCGCACCGGCGAACGAGGCAGCGAGGCGATCTGA
- a CDS encoding SpoIIE family protein phosphatase, whose protein sequence is MASLRVLTGAEPNRRYTIDAEQSVIGRSSECEVALDVAAVSRRHATILHQEGRFFAEDLGSRNGTFVNGQKIIGRTPLRSGDKLLVCDQEFVFEDEATPAGAASTEPSSGADDNLRRNPQESSLYGAGTVPKEPASSLVQMVAEDDLGEKSNVMATLDLTGRDSWSMSARPEVKLAALVEISNALMGVLSIDDVLPKLLDSLFTIFVQADRGFVIMRPEPEAPLVPVASKSRRADVEERMRISRTIVEEAVSGKRAFLSADAASDERFGMAQSIADFKIRSMMCAPMIGSEGEVLGVIQIDTLNQNHRFSDDDLEVLAAVASQAAVAVDNAQMHDRIVEQRGLERDLELAHQMQRALLPDGPPEAPGYGFFDYYDSARQVGGDYYDYVPLPDGRFAVVLGDVAGKGVAAAIIMAKLSSDVRFALATENDLATAVMRVNDSFCAQGLEDRFVTMVFAVVDPADHSMTIVNAGHMGPMLRRASGEVETIAEEVSGLPIGIMEGYEFEQERFELAACDSVTLFTDGFSEAMNEARDLYGMERLAAQVGAGCGGVADLGDHVLTDVRKFVAGFAQSDDMCLVCFGRDAE, encoded by the coding sequence ATGGCATCCCTGCGAGTTTTGACTGGCGCCGAGCCGAATCGGCGGTACACGATCGACGCCGAGCAAAGCGTGATCGGGCGCAGCTCCGAGTGCGAGGTGGCGCTCGACGTGGCGGCCGTGAGCCGGCGCCACGCCACGATCCTGCATCAGGAGGGTCGCTTTTTCGCCGAGGACCTGGGGAGCCGCAACGGCACGTTCGTCAACGGCCAGAAGATCATCGGCCGCACGCCGCTGCGCAGCGGCGACAAGTTGCTGGTCTGCGACCAGGAGTTCGTGTTTGAGGACGAGGCCACCCCCGCCGGAGCGGCGAGCACCGAGCCGAGCAGCGGCGCCGATGACAACCTGAGACGCAACCCCCAAGAGAGCAGCCTGTACGGCGCCGGGACCGTGCCGAAGGAGCCCGCGTCGAGCCTCGTGCAGATGGTCGCCGAGGACGACCTGGGCGAGAAGTCGAACGTGATGGCGACGCTCGATCTGACGGGCCGCGACAGCTGGTCGATGTCGGCAAGGCCCGAAGTCAAGCTCGCCGCATTGGTGGAGATCTCCAACGCGCTGATGGGCGTGCTCTCGATCGACGACGTGCTGCCCAAGCTGCTCGACAGCCTGTTCACGATCTTCGTGCAAGCCGACCGCGGCTTCGTGATCATGCGCCCCGAGCCCGAGGCGCCGCTCGTGCCGGTCGCTTCCAAGAGCCGCCGCGCCGACGTCGAGGAGAGGATGCGCATCAGCCGCACCATCGTCGAGGAGGCGGTGAGCGGCAAGCGCGCGTTCCTGTCGGCCGACGCGGCGAGCGACGAGCGGTTCGGCATGGCGCAGAGCATCGCCGATTTCAAGATCCGCTCGATGATGTGCGCCCCGATGATCGGCTCGGAGGGCGAGGTGCTGGGCGTGATCCAGATCGACACGCTGAACCAGAACCACCGCTTCAGCGACGACGACCTGGAGGTGCTGGCCGCCGTGGCGAGCCAGGCGGCCGTGGCCGTGGACAACGCCCAGATGCACGACCGCATCGTCGAGCAGCGGGGGCTAGAGCGCGACCTGGAACTGGCCCACCAGATGCAGCGGGCGCTGCTCCCCGACGGGCCGCCCGAGGCGCCCGGCTACGGGTTCTTCGACTACTACGACTCGGCCCGCCAGGTGGGGGGCGACTACTACGACTACGTGCCTCTGCCCGACGGCCGGTTCGCCGTGGTGCTGGGCGACGTGGCGGGCAAGGGCGTGGCGGCGGCCATCATCATGGCCAAGCTCTCGAGCGACGTCCGCTTCGCGCTCGCCACGGAGAACGACCTGGCCACGGCCGTGATGCGCGTGAACGACTCGTTTTGCGCCCAGGGGCTCGAGGACCGGTTCGTCACGATGGTCTTCGCCGTGGTCGACCCCGCGGACCACAGCATGACGATCGTCAACGCCGGTCACATGGGCCCGATGTTGCGGCGCGCGAGCGGCGAAGTCGAGACCATCGCCGAGGAGGTCTCCGGCCTGCCGATCGGCATCATGGAGGGCTACGAGTTCGAGCAGGAACGCTTCGAGCTGGCCGCGTGCGACTCGGTCACGCTGTTCACCGACGGCTTCAGCGAGGCGATGAACGAGGCGCGCGACCTGTACGGCATGGAGCGGCTCGCCGCTCAGGTGGGCGCCGGTTGCGGCGGCGTGGCCGACCTGGGCGACCACGTGCTCACCGACGTGCGTAAGTTCGTCGCCGGCTTCGCCCAGAGCGACGACATGTGCCTGGTCTGCTTCGGCCGCGACGCCGAGTAA
- the leuD gene encoding 3-isopropylmalate dehydratase small subunit produces the protein MTPFTVHTGLVAAMDRANVDTDQIIPKQFLKRIERTGFGEFLFWDWRKKPDGSDDPEFELNKPEAAGASVLLARRNFGSGSSREHAPWALEDYGFRVIVAPSFADIFYNNCFKNGMLPIMLSEELVEELFQRAAKHPGYELTADLEKQVLTDAHGFETPIEVDEFRRHCLLKGLDHISLTLEHEDKISAYEAQHGVGA, from the coding sequence ATGACCCCCTTCACCGTACACACCGGCTTGGTCGCCGCCATGGACCGGGCCAACGTCGACACCGACCAAATCATCCCCAAGCAGTTCCTCAAGCGGATCGAGCGTACGGGCTTCGGCGAGTTCTTGTTCTGGGACTGGCGCAAGAAGCCGGACGGCTCGGACGACCCCGAATTCGAGCTCAACAAGCCCGAGGCCGCCGGCGCCAGCGTGCTGCTCGCCCGCCGCAACTTCGGCAGCGGCTCGAGCCGCGAGCACGCCCCGTGGGCGCTCGAGGACTACGGCTTCCGGGTGATCGTGGCCCCCAGCTTCGCCGACATCTTCTACAACAACTGCTTCAAGAACGGCATGCTGCCGATCATGCTGAGCGAGGAATTGGTTGAGGAGCTGTTCCAACGCGCCGCGAAGCACCCCGGCTACGAGCTCACCGCCGACCTGGAGAAGCAGGTGCTCACCGACGCGCACGGCTTCGAAACGCCGATCGAGGTCGACGAGTTCCGCCGCCACTGTTTGCTCAAAGGCCTCGACCACATCAGCCTGACGCTGGAGCACGAGGACAAGATATCGGCCTACGAGGCGCAGCATGGCGTGGGCGCCTAG
- a CDS encoding DUF4262 domain-containing protein: MDEIVQKDVDAKGWTALSIFDGEPPFVYTAGLSKTFQHPEAIVFGLSPETASRLLSDFVDGLRSGLRFDQPGIYQDDVFASAVGIRAVHESKYELYLGYAMGFCRRNSVELSAVQLFWPDENGIFPFDAGCNEQAFELQPRLDIPLTLSECDEFRWMDDM, translated from the coding sequence TTGGACGAAATAGTTCAAAAAGATGTCGATGCAAAGGGCTGGACTGCCCTGAGCATTTTCGATGGCGAACCGCCGTTCGTTTATACCGCAGGTTTGTCGAAGACGTTTCAGCACCCCGAGGCAATCGTCTTTGGACTTTCTCCAGAAACTGCTTCCCGTCTCCTCTCGGATTTCGTAGATGGCTTGCGGTCTGGACTCCGTTTCGACCAGCCTGGAATTTATCAGGATGATGTGTTCGCAAGTGCGGTAGGGATTCGTGCCGTACACGAGTCCAAATACGAGCTCTACCTAGGCTACGCTATGGGGTTCTGCAGGCGTAACTCCGTTGAACTTTCAGCCGTACAATTGTTTTGGCCCGACGAGAACGGGATTTTCCCATTCGATGCAGGGTGCAACGAGCAAGCCTTTGAATTGCAGCCCCGGCTTGATATTCCACTAACACTATCCGAATGCGATGAGTTTCGATGGATGGACGACATGTGA
- the leuC gene encoding 3-isopropylmalate dehydratase large subunit, producing MPSPRTLFEKIWDQHVVHAEEGRQTILYIDLQLVHEVTSAQAFEGLRLAGRPVRRPERTIATADHNVPTSDRSLPILDPISKTQIDKLRTNCSEFGIKHYDIHDLNQGIVHVIGPEMGYTQPGMTIVCGDSHTSTHGAFGALAFGIGTSEVEHVLATQTLLQSKPKTLELRVDGELGPGVTAKDMVLYLIGQITTSGGNGYCIEYTGEAVRSLSMENRMTVCNMSIEGGARAGMIAPDDTTFEYIKGRDHAPKGAAWDEAVARWRELPTDEGASYDKSLVFAAADIAPQVSWGTNPGQVASVNSRVPNPADFTDPTDQKTTAQALEYMGIEAGQPITDLKIDRVFIGSCTNGRIEDLRLAAQFAKGKKVAAGVDAMVVPGSGLVKKQAEEEGLDTIFKEAGFDWREAGCSMCLAMNPDKLDPGQRCASTSNRNFEGRQGRGGRTHLVSPSMAAAAAVAGHFVDVREVT from the coding sequence ATGCCCTCCCCGCGCACACTCTTCGAAAAGATCTGGGACCAGCACGTTGTCCACGCCGAGGAGGGTCGTCAGACCATCCTTTACATCGACCTGCAGCTCGTGCACGAGGTCACCAGCGCCCAGGCGTTCGAGGGGCTTCGGCTCGCCGGCCGCCCGGTGCGCCGCCCCGAACGCACGATCGCCACGGCCGACCACAACGTGCCGACCAGCGACCGCTCGCTGCCGATCCTCGACCCGATCTCCAAGACGCAGATCGACAAGCTGCGCACCAACTGCTCCGAGTTCGGCATCAAGCACTACGACATCCACGACCTGAACCAGGGGATCGTGCACGTGATCGGGCCGGAGATGGGCTACACCCAGCCCGGCATGACGATCGTCTGCGGCGACAGCCACACGAGCACCCACGGCGCCTTCGGCGCGTTGGCGTTCGGCATCGGCACCAGCGAGGTGGAGCACGTGCTCGCCACGCAAACACTGTTGCAGTCGAAGCCGAAGACCCTGGAACTGCGTGTCGACGGCGAGCTCGGTCCCGGCGTCACGGCCAAGGACATGGTGCTTTACCTGATCGGCCAGATCACGACCAGCGGCGGCAACGGCTACTGCATCGAGTACACCGGCGAGGCGGTCCGCTCGCTCTCGATGGAGAACCGCATGACCGTGTGCAACATGTCGATCGAGGGGGGCGCCCGCGCCGGCATGATCGCCCCGGACGACACGACGTTCGAGTACATCAAGGGCCGCGACCACGCCCCCAAGGGCGCCGCGTGGGACGAGGCCGTCGCTCGTTGGCGTGAGCTGCCGACCGACGAGGGCGCCAGCTACGACAAGTCGCTCGTGTTCGCTGCGGCCGACATCGCCCCGCAGGTCAGCTGGGGAACGAACCCCGGGCAAGTGGCGAGCGTCAACTCGCGGGTGCCCAACCCGGCCGACTTCACCGATCCGACCGACCAAAAGACCACGGCCCAGGCGTTGGAGTACATGGGCATCGAGGCGGGCCAGCCGATCACGGATCTCAAAATCGACCGCGTGTTCATCGGCAGCTGCACGAACGGCCGCATCGAAGACCTGCGCCTCGCGGCCCAATTCGCCAAGGGCAAGAAGGTGGCGGCGGGTGTCGACGCGATGGTCGTGCCCGGCAGCGGATTGGTGAAGAAGCAAGCCGAAGAGGAGGGCCTCGACACGATCTTCAAGGAGGCGGGCTTCGACTGGCGCGAGGCGGGCTGCAGCATGTGCCTGGCGATGAACCCCGACAAGCTCGACCCGGGACAACGCTGCGCGTCGACCTCCAACCGCAACTTCGAAGGCCGCCAGGGCCGCGGCGGACGCACGCACTTGGTGAGCCCCTCGATGGCCGCCGCTGCGGCGGTGGCGGGGCACTTCGTCGACGTGCGGGAAGTGACCTAA
- a CDS encoding serine/threonine-protein kinase, with the protein MLAHDSSSDGQFDLAETIESPARERSSLRGAAFSDPKLDSHSSGAFRAAARGLVRLVDGASPHLSGETQGLLRRRLLIASSLFFIAFAVFELRLLAFNDAPTWIAVTHLCVTAVLGAVAATLASKAPLSLGKLRVAELLVFGDPAFYFVILSQQKLQLAANLPEGAHLPVILAPWMMLMFTYALFIPNNWRRALAVIGAMGALPLLVIFFQHRLCPGFQACMLRDEYTNYLSEQVLITGVNVLIATVGVYTINSLRRQVFEAKQLGQYRLKELLGSGGMGEVYLAEHQMMKRPCAIKVIRPEKAGDPRTMARFEREVRSTAKLSHWNSIDIYDYGSTEEGVFYYVMEYLPGHNIGELIGDYGPMPPARVVYLMDQVCKALREAHGIGLVHRDIKPANLFCAYRGGEFDVAKLLDFGLAKPVTASADAELTQEGSITGSPLFMSPEQAAGEREADARSDIYSLGCVLFYLLTGRPPFDHQKSVRVIIAHATEEAPSPRSINPDLPIELEEIVLRCLEKDPELRYQEVESLRQALLDLELADEWSSEHAADWWAQHGCPERKAKAAAILEAAAV; encoded by the coding sequence ATGTTGGCTCACGATTCATCGAGCGACGGCCAGTTCGACCTGGCCGAAACCATCGAGTCACCCGCTCGGGAGCGTTCTTCGCTGCGTGGTGCGGCGTTTTCTGACCCGAAGCTCGATAGCCACAGCTCGGGCGCGTTCCGAGCGGCCGCCCGCGGCCTGGTGCGTCTGGTGGACGGCGCTTCGCCGCACCTCTCGGGCGAGACCCAGGGCCTGCTCCGCCGGCGGCTGCTGATCGCCTCGTCGCTGTTCTTCATCGCTTTCGCGGTGTTCGAGCTGCGGTTGCTGGCGTTCAACGACGCGCCGACCTGGATCGCCGTGACGCACCTCTGTGTCACGGCGGTGCTCGGCGCCGTGGCGGCGACGCTGGCGTCGAAAGCCCCCCTGTCGCTCGGCAAGCTGCGTGTGGCCGAGCTGCTGGTGTTCGGCGACCCGGCGTTCTACTTCGTCATCCTCAGCCAGCAGAAGCTGCAGCTCGCGGCCAACCTGCCAGAGGGCGCCCACCTGCCGGTGATCCTCGCCCCCTGGATGATGCTCATGTTCACCTACGCGTTGTTCATCCCGAACAACTGGCGGCGGGCGTTGGCGGTGATCGGCGCGATGGGCGCCCTGCCGTTGCTCGTGATCTTCTTCCAGCACCGTCTCTGCCCCGGTTTCCAGGCCTGCATGCTCCGCGACGAGTACACGAACTACCTCTCCGAGCAAGTGCTGATCACCGGCGTGAACGTGCTGATCGCCACGGTGGGGGTCTACACAATCAACTCGCTGCGCCGTCAGGTGTTCGAGGCGAAACAACTCGGCCAGTACCGGCTCAAGGAGCTGCTGGGGTCGGGCGGCATGGGCGAGGTCTATCTGGCCGAGCACCAGATGATGAAGCGCCCCTGCGCGATCAAGGTGATCAGGCCCGAGAAGGCCGGCGACCCGCGCACGATGGCCCGCTTCGAGCGCGAGGTCCGCTCCACCGCCAAGCTCTCGCACTGGAACTCGATCGACATCTACGACTACGGCAGCACCGAGGAGGGCGTGTTTTATTACGTCATGGAGTACCTGCCGGGCCACAACATCGGCGAGCTGATCGGCGATTACGGCCCGATGCCGCCCGCGAGGGTGGTCTACCTGATGGACCAAGTCTGCAAGGCGCTCCGCGAGGCGCACGGCATCGGGCTGGTGCACCGCGACATCAAGCCGGCCAACCTGTTTTGCGCGTACCGCGGCGGCGAGTTCGACGTGGCGAAGCTGCTCGACTTTGGTTTGGCCAAGCCGGTGACCGCATCGGCCGATGCGGAGCTGACCCAAGAAGGCTCGATCACCGGATCGCCGTTGTTCATGTCGCCGGAGCAGGCCGCCGGCGAGCGTGAGGCCGACGCCCGCAGCGACATCTACTCGCTCGGCTGCGTGCTGTTTTACTTGCTCACGGGCCGGCCGCCGTTCGATCACCAGAAGTCGGTGCGGGTCATCATCGCCCACGCCACCGAGGAAGCCCCCTCGCCGCGGTCGATCAATCCCGATCTGCCGATCGAATTGGAGGAGATCGTGCTCCGCTGCCTGGAGAAAGACCCCGAGCTGCGGTACCAGGAGGTCGAATCGCTGCGGCAGGCGCTGCTCGACCTGGAACTGGCCGACGAGTGGTCCAGTGAGCACGCCGCCGACTGGTGGGCCCAGCACGGCTGCCCCGAACGGAAGGCCAAAGCGGCCGCAATCCTCGAGGCGGCGGCCGTTTAA
- a CDS encoding carboxypeptidase-like regulatory domain-containing protein, with protein sequence MKSAKTIAAVLLIAGLAPAAQGQEPPTAPRPLSASVESSAADAMSAKPAKPAHVAMTSDGLFRGRLVAAEGKPIGGAEVRLTAANGETALARTNRNGQFAFRGAKGVCVVESSYASRTCHVWTADAAPPSVEKQLALVEAPLVVRGQHAAPFHANPMVRKSKQMMAKPGVAATVLGLGIAAPVIIHNVNQDDDPSS encoded by the coding sequence ATGAAATCCGCGAAAACGATTGCTGCTGTATTGTTGATAGCCGGCCTGGCGCCAGCGGCTCAGGGCCAAGAGCCGCCCACCGCGCCCAGGCCGCTCTCCGCGAGCGTCGAGTCGTCTGCGGCCGACGCCATGTCCGCCAAGCCCGCCAAGCCGGCCCACGTGGCGATGACCAGCGACGGCTTGTTCCGTGGGCGCCTGGTGGCGGCCGAAGGGAAACCGATTGGCGGCGCCGAGGTCCGACTCACCGCCGCCAACGGCGAGACGGCCCTGGCCCGCACGAACCGCAACGGCCAGTTCGCCTTTCGCGGCGCCAAGGGCGTGTGCGTGGTCGAGTCGAGCTACGCCAGCCGCACGTGCCATGTATGGACCGCCGATGCGGCTCCGCCGAGCGTGGAGAAGCAACTCGCTTTGGTCGAGGCGCCGCTGGTGGTGCGTGGGCAGCACGCCGCCCCTTTCCATGCCAATCCGATGGTCCGCAAGAGCAAGCAGATGATGGCCAAGCCGGGCGTGGCGGCCACGGTGCTCGGCCTCGGCATCGCGGCTCCGGTGATCATCCATAACGTCAACCAAGACGACGATCCCTCGAGCTGA
- a CDS encoding carboxypeptidase-like regulatory domain-containing protein: MKRIRFVQHAAAALACVGMLFPAGTFAAPVEVANPALDIALQEGGLLVGQVVDAQGAPLTKADVSIRQGGVEVVSVKTNEEGVYAAKGLRGGLVEVVAGEGRVAYRLWEPQTAPPAANKSALMVTGADVVNGQFGFGGGGAMDFMRQHPMLVAAGIATAIAVPLALADDDDSAS, from the coding sequence ATGAAACGCATTCGCTTCGTGCAACATGCGGCTGCCGCGCTCGCTTGTGTTGGGATGCTATTCCCGGCCGGCACGTTTGCAGCACCGGTCGAGGTCGCCAATCCGGCCCTCGATATCGCCCTGCAAGAGGGTGGCTTATTGGTCGGTCAGGTGGTCGACGCCCAGGGCGCCCCGCTCACCAAGGCCGATGTCTCGATCCGTCAGGGCGGTGTTGAGGTCGTGAGCGTCAAGACGAACGAAGAGGGCGTCTACGCGGCCAAGGGGCTGCGTGGCGGTCTGGTGGAAGTGGTCGCGGGCGAAGGCCGCGTGGCTTACCGCCTCTGGGAGCCGCAAACCGCCCCTCCGGCGGCCAACAAGTCGGCCCTCATGGTCACCGGCGCCGACGTGGTCAACGGCCAGTTTGGCTTCGGTGGCGGTGGCGCGATGGACTTCATGCGTCAGCACCCGATGCTGGTCGCCGCAGGTATCGCCACGGCTATCGCCGTGCCGCTCGCCCTGGCCGACGACGACGACTCGGCGAGCTGA